The following proteins come from a genomic window of Schistocerca gregaria isolate iqSchGreg1 chromosome X, iqSchGreg1.2, whole genome shotgun sequence:
- the LOC126298899 gene encoding uncharacterized protein LOC126298899: MFSQRKALVLVLVVMLVMSVAQARYLPTRRSSASLEDRLDRLRDLINDLVESERPSARMAPPRRLDWILAGEPELDYAQ, encoded by the exons ATGTTTTCGCAGCGCAAGGCTTTGGTGCTGGTTCTCGTCGTGATGCTGGTGATGAGCGTGGCGCAGGCCAGATACCTGCCCACTAGGAGGAGCTCCGCCTCCCTGGAAGACCGCCTCGATCGGCTACGCGACCTCATCAACGAT CTGGTGGAGAGCGAGCGGCCGAGTGCTCGCATGGCGCCTCCGCGCCGCCTGGACTGGATATTGGCCGGCGAGCCGGAGCTGGACTACGCGCAGTGA